One window of Herpetosiphon gulosus genomic DNA carries:
- the metE gene encoding 5-methyltetrahydropteroyltriglutamate--homocysteine S-methyltransferase gives MNFQTTVVGYPRVGVGRPYKQALERFWSGKLDETGFRAAINELRQDRLAIQAQRLDLVPVGDFSLYDHVLDTALMLGAVPARFGKVDAHNLQGYFAMARGRDGLPALEMTKWFDTNYHYLVPEIPERWELQANLVLEQVRFAQNLVGTKARPVLLGPWTFLRLARLAGAELTKHLQQLTPIYAQIVRELNDCDLAFIQCDEPALVGDVTEEEWQAFAACYRELSKYGKIVVQTYYGDVTPWYRELCRLPIHGLGLDLVQGHANWAAIQYHGFPQDKILVAGVVNGRNVWRSDLADLHAKITGLSEFVAPDRLILSSSCSLLHLPETVTAERHLPVAVSSGLAFAQERLAELELLAQALREGIASVQTRWDAALASRQQWLDGVGRIVPAVRERSAGLGAETPARLAYAERVPLQQAKLNLPLLPTTTIGSFPQTAALRKARAEAKRDPNGYAATIQAEIAHVIGLQEQWGIDVLVHGEPERNDMVQFFAEHLAGYVATQEGWVQSYGSRCVRPPVIAGDVYRTAALSVAETTYAQSLTECPVKGMLTGPVTMLQWSFVRDDLPRSVVAVQIGLALRDEVADLEAAGINIIQIDEPAFREGLPLRRNDWQNYLDWAVRAFRIATSEAKPSTQIHTHMCYSDFNDIIAAIAALDADVISIEDARSAGSLLADLEGRYTQQIGPGVYDIHSPNIPTVEQLVARMQQLLNYLPATQLWINPDCGLKTRTYAEVAAALQAMVTATKQVRNQIG, from the coding sequence ATGAATTTTCAAACAACAGTCGTGGGCTATCCACGGGTTGGCGTTGGCCGTCCATACAAGCAGGCTTTGGAACGCTTTTGGAGTGGCAAACTCGATGAAACTGGTTTTCGGGCGGCAATTAACGAACTGCGCCAAGATCGTTTGGCGATCCAAGCCCAACGCTTGGATCTGGTGCCAGTTGGCGATTTTAGTTTATACGACCATGTGTTGGATACAGCGCTGATGTTGGGAGCCGTGCCAGCACGCTTTGGCAAGGTTGATGCGCATAATTTACAGGGCTATTTTGCCATGGCGCGGGGCCGCGATGGTCTGCCAGCCTTGGAAATGACCAAATGGTTTGATACCAACTATCATTATTTAGTGCCAGAAATTCCTGAACGCTGGGAACTCCAAGCCAATTTGGTGCTGGAGCAAGTGCGTTTTGCTCAGAATCTGGTTGGGACAAAAGCTCGTCCAGTGCTGCTTGGGCCTTGGACATTCTTGCGTTTGGCTCGCTTGGCGGGGGCTGAATTAACCAAGCATCTGCAACAACTAACGCCAATCTATGCCCAAATTGTGCGTGAATTGAATGATTGTGATCTGGCATTTATTCAATGCGACGAACCTGCTTTGGTTGGCGATGTGACTGAGGAAGAATGGCAAGCCTTCGCTGCCTGCTACCGCGAGTTGAGCAAGTACGGCAAGATCGTGGTGCAAACCTATTATGGCGATGTTACGCCATGGTATCGCGAACTCTGTCGATTGCCAATCCATGGCTTGGGCTTAGATTTGGTACAAGGCCATGCCAATTGGGCTGCAATTCAATATCATGGCTTTCCCCAGGATAAAATTTTAGTCGCTGGTGTGGTTAATGGGCGCAACGTTTGGCGTAGCGATTTAGCCGATTTGCATGCCAAAATTACTGGATTAAGCGAATTTGTCGCACCAGACCGTCTGATCTTGAGCAGCTCATGTTCATTGTTACACTTGCCCGAAACCGTGACTGCTGAACGTCATTTGCCAGTTGCGGTTAGCAGCGGTTTAGCTTTTGCCCAAGAACGTTTAGCTGAACTAGAATTATTAGCTCAGGCTTTGCGCGAAGGCATTGCAAGCGTGCAAACAAGGTGGGATGCCGCGTTGGCCTCGCGTCAGCAATGGCTTGACGGAGTTGGCCGAATTGTGCCAGCAGTGCGTGAGCGGAGCGCTGGCTTGGGTGCTGAAACGCCAGCCCGTTTGGCCTATGCTGAACGTGTGCCATTGCAACAAGCTAAATTGAATTTACCACTGTTGCCAACCACGACAATTGGCTCGTTTCCGCAAACGGCGGCCTTGCGCAAAGCCCGCGCTGAAGCCAAACGTGACCCAAATGGCTATGCTGCCACAATTCAGGCTGAAATCGCCCATGTGATTGGCCTGCAAGAGCAGTGGGGAATTGATGTGTTGGTGCATGGCGAGCCAGAGCGCAACGATATGGTGCAATTTTTTGCCGAACATTTGGCGGGTTATGTGGCAACCCAAGAAGGTTGGGTGCAAAGTTATGGGAGTCGCTGTGTGCGCCCGCCAGTGATTGCTGGCGATGTTTATCGCACGGCGGCTTTGAGCGTTGCCGAAACCACCTATGCTCAATCGCTGACTGAATGTCCTGTCAAGGGCATGTTGACTGGGCCAGTGACAATGTTGCAATGGAGTTTTGTGCGTGATGATTTGCCACGTAGCGTCGTTGCCGTCCAAATTGGCTTAGCGTTGCGCGATGAAGTGGCTGATTTAGAGGCAGCAGGCATTAACATTATTCAAATCGATGAACCAGCTTTTCGTGAGGGCTTGCCATTGCGCCGCAACGATTGGCAAAACTACCTTGATTGGGCCGTGCGAGCCTTTCGAATTGCGACTAGCGAGGCCAAACCGAGCACCCAAATTCATACCCATATGTGCTACAGCGATTTCAACGACATTATTGCGGCAATTGCCGCGCTTGATGCTGATGTGATTAGCATTGAGGATGCACGCAGTGCCGGTTCGTTGTTGGCTGACTTAGAAGGCCGCTACACCCAACAAATTGGGCCTGGAGTTTACGATATTCACAGCCCGAATATCCCAACGGTTGAACAATTGGTTGCTCGGATGCAGCAATTGCTCAACTATTTACCTGCCACCCAACTGTGGATTAACCCCGATTGTGGCTTGAAAACTCGGACTTATGCTGAAGTGGCAGCAGCGCTGCAAGCCATGGTCACCGCGACCAAACAAGTGCGTAACCAAATCGGCTAA
- a CDS encoding phosphoglucomutase/phosphomannomutase family protein: protein MAIHFGTDGWRAVISEEFTFENVRLVAQAIAEQLLAETPAGEVTQAVVGFDTRFLSDRYAITVSNVLAANGLAVYLSKADCPTPALSFAVKQLAAQGGVMITASHNPPRYNGIKVKAAFGGSALPATMKQIEARISDLQHSGRAALYAEPVWQENTTAQAGEVVRFDPLPAYLTHLRTLIDFSAIARSSLRVAIDPMYGAGRGYIARWLRELGVMVAEIHGDMNPGFGRLHPEPIGRNLQPLAEMIRRDGYDLGLATDGDADRIGAMDARGEFVSPHQIFALALRHLIETKGQRGLVVKTISTTQLINRLAVAYDLRVEETPVGFNHICDLMLAEPVLIGGEESGGISILGHVPEGDGILMGLLLLEIVARAGKPLHELIEELQHQYGPFAYDRIDQRVQPFKKADLVHALKAEAPQEIAGVALQSINDRDGVKYLLADQSWLLIRPSGTEPVLRIYAEAANAEQVQALLQAGVQFANQQLTNLVAVG, encoded by the coding sequence GTGGCAATTCACTTTGGTACTGATGGCTGGCGTGCTGTCATCAGCGAAGAATTTACCTTTGAAAATGTGCGTTTAGTGGCCCAAGCAATCGCCGAGCAGTTGCTGGCTGAAACTCCTGCTGGCGAGGTAACGCAAGCGGTGGTGGGCTTCGATACGCGCTTTCTTTCCGATCGCTATGCGATTACAGTTTCAAATGTATTGGCTGCCAATGGTTTGGCGGTCTATTTAAGCAAAGCCGATTGTCCAACTCCGGCTTTGTCGTTTGCAGTTAAACAGTTGGCGGCCCAAGGCGGCGTGATGATTACCGCCAGCCATAATCCGCCGCGCTACAACGGGATTAAAGTCAAGGCAGCCTTTGGTGGCTCGGCCTTGCCCGCAACCATGAAGCAAATCGAGGCCCGGATTAGCGATTTACAACACTCTGGGCGGGCAGCCTTATATGCTGAGCCAGTTTGGCAAGAAAACACCACCGCCCAAGCGGGTGAGGTCGTGCGCTTCGACCCATTGCCGGCCTATTTAACCCATTTGCGCACATTAATTGATTTTTCAGCGATTGCCCGTAGCTCGTTGCGTGTGGCAATCGACCCAATGTATGGCGCTGGGCGTGGCTATATTGCCCGTTGGTTGCGTGAATTGGGCGTGATGGTAGCCGAAATTCATGGCGATATGAACCCTGGCTTTGGCCGCTTACACCCTGAGCCAATTGGCCGCAACTTACAACCATTGGCTGAAATGATTCGCCGCGATGGCTACGATTTGGGGCTGGCAACCGATGGCGATGCTGATCGGATTGGGGCGATGGATGCCCGTGGCGAGTTCGTTAGCCCACATCAAATTTTTGCCCTAGCCTTGCGCCACTTGATCGAAACCAAAGGCCAGCGCGGTTTAGTCGTCAAAACGATTTCAACCACCCAATTGATCAATCGCTTGGCGGTAGCCTACGATTTGCGGGTGGAAGAAACGCCAGTGGGCTTCAACCATATTTGTGATCTGATGTTGGCTGAGCCAGTATTAATTGGTGGCGAAGAATCAGGCGGCATCTCGATTTTGGGCCATGTGCCCGAGGGCGATGGCATTTTGATGGGTTTGCTGTTGCTTGAAATTGTGGCCCGCGCTGGCAAACCGTTGCATGAATTAATTGAGGAGTTGCAACACCAATATGGCCCATTCGCCTATGATCGGATCGATCAGCGCGTGCAACCATTTAAAAAGGCCGATTTGGTGCATGCGCTCAAAGCCGAAGCGCCCCAAGAAATTGCTGGGGTGGCCTTACAATCAATTAATGATCGCGATGGAGTCAAATATTTGCTTGCCGATCAAAGCTGGCTCTTAATTCGACCCTCAGGTACCGAGCCTGTGTTGCGCATTTATGCCGAAGCTGCCAATGCTGAGCAGGTGCAAGCTTTATTGCAAGCTGGCGTACAATTTGCCAACCAGCAATTGACCAATCTGGTGGCAGTTGGCTAA
- a CDS encoding Nif3-like dinuclear metal center hexameric protein — protein sequence MQLTELVRYLDSYLQTAKFRDASLNGLQVEGRDEVKTIALAVDASLQAIEAAIAGNADLLLTHHGLFWGNAQPLVGWFGRRIKRLMAADCSLYTSHLPLDAHGEVGNNAQLIKLLGWEMVQPFGDYRGQMLGFIGQLTTPLSIEGLVAHVKSILAIPENEIKVWGQTPRGIKRVGVVSGDGASELEQALRDGCDALLTGEVNYAAVFPSIEADMPLICAGHYHTETLGVKALGAHLEQTFRVKTFFVDVPTGV from the coding sequence ATGCAACTAACTGAGTTGGTGCGTTATTTGGATAGCTATTTGCAAACCGCCAAATTTCGCGATGCAAGCTTAAATGGCTTGCAAGTTGAAGGGCGCGATGAAGTTAAAACCATCGCGCTGGCGGTTGATGCTTCATTGCAGGCAATCGAGGCGGCAATTGCTGGTAACGCCGATTTGTTGCTGACCCATCATGGCTTATTTTGGGGCAATGCTCAGCCTTTGGTTGGCTGGTTTGGCCGCCGAATCAAACGCTTGATGGCAGCTGATTGTTCGCTGTATACCTCGCATTTGCCGCTTGATGCTCATGGCGAAGTTGGCAATAATGCCCAATTAATCAAGCTTTTAGGCTGGGAGATGGTTCAGCCATTTGGCGATTATCGCGGCCAAATGTTGGGCTTTATTGGTCAACTGACCACGCCATTGAGTATTGAAGGCTTGGTTGCCCATGTCAAAAGCATCTTGGCAATTCCTGAAAACGAGATCAAAGTTTGGGGTCAAACCCCGCGTGGGATCAAACGAGTTGGGGTAGTTTCGGGTGATGGAGCCAGCGAATTGGAGCAAGCGCTACGTGATGGCTGCGATGCCTTACTGACAGGCGAAGTCAATTATGCAGCGGTTTTCCCCTCGATCGAGGCCGATATGCCCTTGATTTGCGCAGGTCATTATCATACTGAAACGTTGGGCGTTAAGGCATTGGGCGCACACCTGGAGCAAACATTTCGGGTAAAAACCTTCTTCGTTGATGTGCCAACTGGGGTATAA
- a CDS encoding tellurium resistance protein TerC has translation MWQDIFDILQIVFLLVFLEGILSIDNAAVLGAMVAHLPQDQPIPWPKWLQWMQGHGERFLGMQQAAALKVGLIGAYVGRGLMLAVAFIITENPWVLAIGSGYLVWLSVNHFAHVHRRDQEVEHGETKQRVTGFWQTVLIIEMIDLAFSLDNVVVAVNADPQKRFWVIGLGVAIGILVMRFAAQIFTNLIEWEPNLEHAAFALLLAIGTESVIKIVWHLETPHGLKFVISMTILGLTVALSRLPFLKPLKQFLRLGLPLAAIVDTLVGWLLWPIRWLFGLLIAPFRQRVAARIQGE, from the coding sequence GTGTGGCAAGACATTTTTGATATTCTGCAAATTGTGTTTCTTTTAGTGTTTCTCGAAGGGATTCTTTCGATCGATAATGCCGCAGTATTAGGCGCAATGGTGGCGCATTTGCCGCAAGATCAGCCGATTCCATGGCCAAAATGGCTGCAATGGATGCAGGGTCATGGCGAGCGCTTTTTGGGTATGCAACAAGCGGCTGCATTAAAAGTTGGCCTGATTGGAGCCTATGTTGGGCGTGGGTTAATGTTGGCGGTGGCCTTCATTATTACCGAAAATCCATGGGTTTTGGCGATTGGCTCGGGCTATTTGGTTTGGCTGAGTGTCAATCACTTTGCCCATGTGCATCGCCGAGATCAAGAAGTTGAACATGGTGAGACCAAGCAACGAGTCACTGGTTTTTGGCAAACTGTCTTGATTATTGAAATGATCGACCTTGCCTTTAGCCTCGATAATGTTGTTGTTGCGGTGAATGCTGATCCGCAAAAGCGCTTTTGGGTGATTGGCTTAGGCGTAGCGATTGGGATTTTGGTGATGCGGTTTGCGGCGCAAATTTTTACCAACTTGATCGAATGGGAGCCAAACCTTGAGCATGCCGCATTTGCCTTGTTGCTGGCAATTGGCACCGAATCGGTGATCAAAATTGTTTGGCATCTTGAAACGCCACATGGCCTGAAATTTGTAATTTCGATGACAATCTTGGGCTTGACCGTGGCCCTTTCACGCTTGCCATTCTTGAAGCCACTCAAACAATTTTTGCGTTTAGGCTTACCGTTAGCCGCGATAGTTGATACGCTGGTTGGCTGGCTCTTATGGCCAATTCGTTGGTTGTTTGGCTTGTTGATTGCGCCATTTCGCCAACGGGTTGCTGCTCGCATTCAAGGCGAATAG
- a CDS encoding CvpA family protein: MTILDWVLIGILLWYSVLGFYWGTIRQLLALAGLITAIAIAGRIYPSVTDLLISLIPATAPGFISVFAFLLSLLAVTALVSAIATWLRLKVGLLFLGRADHVIGAVLGLVQGIVLIGACLAGCIGLPQIGIIDAIQQSTLAEYWGPVVLVIVNLLPETFVPMNQMLFG; this comes from the coding sequence TTGACGATTCTTGATTGGGTCTTGATCGGCATTTTGCTGTGGTATAGCGTGCTCGGTTTCTACTGGGGCACCATTCGTCAGTTGCTGGCATTGGCGGGGCTGATTACCGCGATCGCGATTGCCGGACGAATTTATCCCAGCGTGACCGATCTGCTGATCAGCCTGATTCCTGCGACCGCGCCGGGCTTTATTAGCGTTTTTGCGTTTTTGCTGAGTTTGTTGGCAGTAACAGCCTTGGTTAGTGCGATAGCAACGTGGCTACGCCTCAAAGTTGGGCTGTTGTTTTTGGGCCGCGCTGATCATGTGATTGGGGCGGTGTTGGGGTTAGTGCAAGGGATTGTACTGATTGGGGCTTGCTTGGCAGGCTGCATTGGATTACCCCAAATTGGGATCATCGATGCAATTCAACAATCAACCTTGGCAGAATATTGGGGGCCAGTTGTGTTGGTGATTGTCAACCTACTGCCCGAAACCTTCGTGCCAATGAATCAAATGCTATTTGGGTGA
- a CDS encoding aspartate aminotransferase family protein: MLPKIISAVPGPRSQALLAQLAASEAPSLTLPGGIVWAEAEGALVTDVDGNRYLDFAAAFGVVGIGHRHPAVLAAIQAQSERLIHGMGDVFAHEARIELVQLIKQHAPIADGRVFLAGGGAESIEIALKTAMLATQKPGVVAFTGGYHGLSYGALAATNRADFRQPFLPQLSSHVQRAPYPYPFRWREAGDCLDWALTTTEQLIKTSASPIGALIVEPVQGREGEIVPPDGWLRGLRQLCDHYEILLIADEIFTGWGRTGKWWGVNHDGIEPDLICMGKGMTGGLQIAACVGRAEHMAHWQVNGEPLHTGTFMGHPLACAGAAAAIRVLTEHNTLDQVNQLSLNLLRGLAAIAENCALVGDVRGRGLMIGLELVQADRITPNPAAVMHVVSLCQAQGVLVLGGGMHGNVLSLTPPFILNQAQVEYGLNVLQQALMAVAEEQK; encoded by the coding sequence ATGTTACCCAAAATTATCAGTGCTGTGCCTGGGCCACGCAGCCAAGCGTTGTTAGCGCAATTGGCAGCCAGCGAAGCGCCAAGTCTAACCTTGCCTGGCGGTATCGTTTGGGCCGAGGCCGAGGGTGCGTTGGTAACTGATGTTGATGGCAATCGTTATCTTGATTTTGCGGCAGCCTTTGGGGTGGTCGGGATTGGTCATCGCCATCCAGCGGTGTTGGCGGCAATTCAAGCTCAAAGCGAGCGCTTGATTCACGGCATGGGCGATGTGTTTGCCCATGAAGCGCGGATTGAATTAGTTCAATTAATTAAACAGCATGCGCCAATTGCTGATGGACGGGTGTTTTTGGCCGGCGGTGGCGCTGAAAGTATCGAAATTGCCCTTAAAACTGCTATGCTTGCAACCCAAAAACCGGGAGTTGTTGCGTTTACTGGTGGTTATCATGGCTTGAGTTATGGGGCGTTGGCGGCAACCAATCGGGCTGATTTTCGCCAACCATTCTTGCCGCAACTGTCGAGCCATGTTCAACGTGCCCCGTATCCCTATCCATTTCGTTGGCGTGAGGCTGGTGATTGCTTGGATTGGGCATTAACTACCACCGAGCAGCTGATCAAAACCAGTGCTAGCCCGATTGGCGCATTAATTGTTGAGCCAGTCCAAGGTCGTGAGGGCGAAATTGTGCCGCCTGATGGTTGGTTGCGCGGCTTGCGCCAACTGTGTGATCACTATGAAATCTTGTTGATTGCTGATGAAATTTTTACTGGTTGGGGGCGCACTGGCAAGTGGTGGGGCGTGAATCACGATGGGATTGAGCCAGATTTGATTTGTATGGGCAAAGGCATGACTGGTGGTTTGCAAATTGCGGCCTGCGTTGGCCGCGCTGAACATATGGCCCATTGGCAGGTTAATGGCGAACCCTTGCATACTGGCACATTTATGGGTCATCCCTTGGCATGCGCTGGGGCCGCTGCCGCAATTCGAGTATTAACTGAACATAATACGTTAGATCAAGTTAATCAATTAAGCCTGAACTTATTGCGTGGCCTAGCTGCAATTGCTGAAAACTGTGCTTTGGTCGGCGATGTGCGTGGTCGCGGTTTGATGATCGGACTAGAGTTGGTACAAGCCGATAGGATTACACCAAATCCCGCAGCGGTGATGCACGTGGTGAGTTTGTGCCAAGCCCAAGGGGTTTTGGTGCTTGGCGGCGGCATGCATGGCAATGTGCTAAGCCTTACGCCGCCGTTTATCCTCAACCAAGCCCAAGTTGAATATGGCTTGAATGTGTTGCAACAGGCGTTGATGGCAGTTGCTGAAGAGCAAAAATAG
- a CDS encoding zinc ribbon domain-containing protein: MGFLDNLKGTLSQGVDRAKFEADKLQRTSRVRSDIGDMQQQIATNYGLLGQRAYELHQQGVLTAPEVTSLVNLINDLQARLTSAQAELERAQNEQFVAVQTPPPPAYPQPYAPSVPPQQAPYAPPVEAQNYVPPTSYAPPSEAPAAPPVDSGAIPIERLCPSCGFKVAGQAVFCPECGARL, encoded by the coding sequence ATGGGATTTCTCGACAATCTTAAAGGAACACTCTCGCAAGGTGTTGACCGCGCCAAGTTCGAGGCCGACAAATTACAACGTACCAGTCGCGTTCGCAGCGATATTGGCGATATGCAGCAGCAAATTGCCACAAATTATGGTTTGTTGGGCCAACGCGCCTACGAACTACACCAACAAGGTGTTTTGACTGCGCCCGAAGTTACTAGTTTGGTCAATTTGATCAACGATTTGCAAGCGCGTTTGACTTCCGCCCAAGCTGAATTAGAACGTGCCCAAAACGAGCAATTTGTGGCAGTGCAAACCCCGCCACCACCAGCCTATCCTCAGCCGTATGCGCCATCGGTGCCACCACAACAAGCGCCGTATGCACCGCCAGTTGAGGCCCAAAATTATGTGCCACCAACCAGCTATGCGCCACCAAGTGAGGCTCCTGCTGCGCCACCAGTCGATAGCGGTGCGATTCCGATTGAGCGGTTGTGCCCAAGCTGTGGCTTTAAAGTTGCTGGTCAAGCGGTGTTCTGCCCTGAGTGCGGCGCTCGTTTGTAA
- the tdh gene encoding L-threonine 3-dehydrogenase, protein MPNNTMRAVQKPSAAPGAKLITAPIPQLKRDEVLIRVRASTICGTDLHIYKWDPWAQSRFKAPMIFGHELAGDVVEVGSDVTMVKVGDFVSAETHIVCGYCYQCRTGAAHICRNVEIIGVDRPGCFAEYIAVPAVNVWRNDPNMPPALAAAQEPFGNAVHTALATNLSTRNVLVTGCGPIGLFAVGIAHAAGAKQIFATDINPKRLEMARTMGATHALDSRDDVVHHVLAATEGEGVDVLLEMSGHPSAIDQGFRSLRYGGFASLLGLPPNGLPDFDLANHVVFKGATVYGVSGRKMFETWYQTQALVAGNKVDLRPIITHHLPLEEFETAFELMLRGEAAKVALYPHGLDGAW, encoded by the coding sequence ATGCCAAATAATACGATGCGGGCGGTGCAAAAGCCATCGGCAGCTCCTGGAGCCAAGCTGATCACTGCGCCGATTCCTCAGCTAAAGCGTGATGAAGTGCTGATTCGGGTGCGAGCCTCGACGATTTGTGGCACCGATTTGCATATTTATAAATGGGACCCGTGGGCCCAAAGCCGCTTCAAAGCACCGATGATTTTCGGCCATGAATTGGCTGGCGATGTAGTCGAAGTGGGCAGCGATGTAACCATGGTCAAGGTTGGCGATTTTGTCTCCGCTGAAACTCATATTGTGTGTGGCTATTGCTATCAGTGTCGCACTGGCGCAGCCCACATTTGCCGCAACGTCGAAATTATCGGGGTTGATCGGCCTGGTTGTTTTGCTGAATATATTGCAGTTCCGGCGGTCAATGTTTGGCGCAACGACCCCAATATGCCGCCTGCTTTGGCTGCGGCCCAAGAGCCATTTGGCAATGCGGTGCATACGGCCTTGGCAACTAACCTTTCGACCCGCAATGTTTTGGTGACTGGTTGTGGCCCGATTGGTTTGTTTGCGGTGGGAATCGCCCATGCCGCAGGAGCCAAGCAAATTTTCGCTACCGATATCAACCCCAAGCGCTTGGAAATGGCTCGAACCATGGGCGCAACTCATGCCTTGGATTCACGCGACGATGTGGTACATCATGTGCTAGCAGCGACCGAAGGCGAAGGCGTTGATGTATTGCTCGAAATGTCGGGTCATCCTAGTGCGATTGATCAGGGCTTTCGTTCGTTGCGCTATGGTGGTTTTGCCTCGCTGCTGGGTTTACCTCCCAACGGCTTGCCCGATTTCGATCTTGCCAACCATGTGGTGTTCAAAGGCGCGACCGTGTACGGCGTTTCAGGCCGCAAAATGTTTGAAACATGGTATCAAACCCAAGCCTTGGTGGCTGGCAATAAAGTCGATTTACGTCCGATTATTACTCATCACTTGCCCTTGGAAGAATTTGAAACCGCATTTGAATTGATGCTGCGCGGCGAGGCTGCCAAAGTAGCCTTGTATCCCCATGGCCTTGATGGTGCTTGGTAA
- a CDS encoding general stress protein, giving the protein MTTTVVGVFSSDAQAQAAVRDLQALGITNDAISVVARDTSRAVDADGNLVTVSDDHMTAGEGLTVGAVWGGLVGLAALAIPGIGPLIGAGALAAALTGAVAGAATGGIAGALINAASVPEDQAYVYEERVKAGSTLVTVHADDSMAAQVRTTLRQAGAERFQWDSDTDYDQSNEQAYADSSKVGTVGGGAAGAVTGASIGAAGGPVGAVIGGVTGAVVGGAIGAAGDTAGEKMDDRTIDSDYPHSTAYDTTNAYSSNATYDQMTTVDTTREAMANRDYSTTNEMPVNNRIENAVRDVTTDDQGHDTFHAADQAYDNSSKVGTAGGGAAGAVTGAAIGAAGGPVGAVVGGVVGGVTGAAIGAVGDTVGEQADTETGAFSHDNQAQYRGTANAVGDKLRDAGNSVERKLDRDLDRDGDVGRRG; this is encoded by the coding sequence ATGACAACCACAGTTGTAGGTGTATTCAGTTCAGACGCACAAGCTCAAGCCGCTGTTCGCGATTTACAAGCACTTGGTATCACCAATGATGCTATTTCAGTTGTCGCTCGCGATACCAGCCGCGCCGTTGATGCCGATGGGAACTTGGTCACCGTCAGTGACGATCATATGACTGCTGGCGAAGGCTTAACTGTTGGGGCCGTTTGGGGCGGATTGGTTGGCTTGGCCGCTTTGGCAATTCCAGGCATTGGGCCATTAATTGGTGCAGGTGCGTTGGCTGCTGCGCTAACAGGCGCGGTTGCAGGCGCAGCCACTGGTGGGATCGCCGGAGCTTTGATCAACGCTGCTAGCGTGCCCGAAGATCAAGCCTATGTCTACGAAGAACGGGTCAAAGCTGGTAGCACCTTGGTCACGGTGCACGCCGACGACAGCATGGCGGCCCAAGTACGAACTACCTTACGTCAAGCAGGAGCCGAACGCTTCCAATGGGATAGTGATACCGATTACGACCAAAGCAATGAGCAAGCCTATGCCGATAGCAGCAAAGTTGGCACAGTCGGCGGTGGTGCTGCTGGCGCGGTAACTGGCGCAAGCATCGGCGCTGCTGGTGGCCCAGTTGGCGCGGTGATCGGCGGTGTCACTGGTGCAGTGGTTGGTGGCGCAATTGGAGCCGCTGGTGATACCGCTGGCGAAAAAATGGATGATCGCACGATTGATAGCGATTATCCGCATAGCACTGCCTACGATACTACCAATGCCTACTCTAGCAATGCTACCTATGATCAAATGACTACCGTCGATACAACTCGCGAAGCCATGGCTAATCGTGATTACAGCACCACCAACGAAATGCCGGTGAACAATCGGATTGAAAACGCTGTGCGCGATGTGACCACCGATGATCAAGGCCACGATACCTTCCATGCTGCCGACCAAGCCTACGATAACAGTAGTAAAGTTGGTACTGCTGGCGGCGGCGCTGCTGGCGCGGTAACTGGCGCAGCGATTGGTGCTGCTGGTGGTCCAGTCGGTGCAGTCGTTGGCGGCGTGGTTGGTGGGGTTACTGGCGCAGCAATTGGCGCAGTTGGTGATACCGTTGGAGAACAAGCTGATACCGAAACAGGTGCATTCAGCCATGATAATCAAGCACAATATCGAGGCACCGCCAACGCAGTCGGTGATAAGTTACGCGATGCTGGCAATAGCGTCGAACGCAAACTTGACCGTGATCTCGACCGCGATGGCGATGTAGGTCGCCGGGGCTAA